The window TCTAAAGAAAGTAGGTTCTTGCGCATCACTAACAATAGTCCATTCAGGATCAAATGAGCTAGATATTGTTAAACGTGCTCTCAAATATAAATGATTAGAATCTTCAGGCTCCCTGAATGTTTCAATTTCCTTCCAGGATCGACCTCCAATAACATCATCTGAAGAACTTTGCACTTTAGAATTTTCAGGAAATGTTCTTGGTCGTGGGGCTTCTTTTTTTCCTGGCTTGGTTAAATATCTGCCATACTTATCAGGGAGGAGGAAAGCTTCCGGGAAATCAGTGAATGTTGCTTCTATGGCTATACTATTCGTAATATCACATTTGTAAAAATCAGAAATAGAAACATTTAGAGCGTTTGTTGGATAAAATAACCATTCCACAGCTCTCAATAGACTTGATTTGCCACTATCGTTTTTCCCAATTATGCAAATCAGATTATTTGAGCTTGAAAAACTATGTGAAAAATGATCTATGCCTCGAAAATTATTTATACAGATATCGAGAATCCTCATTTTTTCTCCTTTGGTGTTTCTTAAATTATCGGAAAGAAAACATTACTTATCAATACGCTTTCAACTAATAGTAAGCCTTATTTACAATCTTCTTTCATGTTTTTTAAATCAACCTTGCAAATAGCAATATTACAGTGAGATGCAGTGGATAGTAAGCATAGAAAACTAATCCGGGAATCCTACCTTTTCCTTGTTCTTCCGCTTGGATTCTCAGTGCATAGATAACCGCAGAAGCCAGAAATACGGATATTGTCCCTGCAATATATTCCACTTGAGTTTCACCGTAGAGGATAGTTCTGAGAATGAAATATGAAGCAGGTATCAGAATTAGCTTTAGTTCCCTGTGAGAAATTCTACTTACAATCTGCCTTTTTCGGGATTTCATGAGGAACCGTGATATTGAACAGTTTGTAGGCCTCGTTCGCCTTTCTCGTCGCCTCCATGGTGAGGATGTTGTTGTCGAACACCTTGCACTTCTGGTTCCTGAGTGCGATCAGGATTCCCTGCGGTGTCATGGCCGTTTTCCTCACCTTCTCCTGGATGTGCTTCACGATGACCGATGCCGCGAAGGAAAGCAGGAGATGCCCCCTGAAGGTCTCTTCCGACTGCACGCGCAGCGGGAGCATCTTCGTGTTGTTCTTGCAGAGGTCGAACACCTGCTCGATCTGCTGCCTCATGTAGTAGATGGAAAGGATGTCCTCCTTCCTTATCGGCCTTGACGATATGAGCATGAAGATCCCCTGGCTCCCCATGCCGTCATGCACATCCTCGGGGGAGAGTTTCCTGCTTTTCGCCGATGCGAAGAGCTTTCCCGATTCCAGCGACTTCATCAGCATGTCCCTGCAGAGGTACACGTATGCGGCATGGGCGTCTTCCGACGGACGCTCGTCCGGCCCCAGGATCCTGTCCTCCGCGTTGGGGTTCAGGACTTCCACCTTCACCCTCTTGACGTAGACGTAGCGGGAGTTGTATTCGACGAGGTTCCCTTTCTCCTCCAGGTCATGGGACTCTCGTTCCGCCACCGTCTTGTATATCCTCCTGTTCTCCTTGAGCCTGGAGACGAACGACACCTTGCCGTCGTAAAGCTCCCTCATGTTCGTATCGGTGAGGTATCCGGCGTCCAGCGTCGCGAACTTTGTGTCTATGTTGTATGACTTCAGCTCCCTTATCGTCTTGGTGAGCGTGGAGACGTCGACCACGTTCCCGGGGACATAGCGGAAGAAGAGGGGGAGGTTCGTCCTTCTTCTGCACGACGTAGATGAGCCGCACCTCGTTGCTGATCTCCCCGTTGTGGTTGCTCACCGCGGTGAGGGGGAAATGGATGCTGTTGGGCAGCCCCGTGCTGTCGATGAGCACGTCCTCGCCATCCTTTCCTGCGTTCGCGACCAGCGGAAGATATTCCTTGAAGAATTCCCTGTACGACCATTCGTCGCCGATGGCGGAGAGGATGTCGCTTATCCTCTGGCTCTCGAGGTTGGCCTTCGGGAAAAGGATCCTCGCATAACTCCCGTCGTACCAGTCCTGGGCGTAACAGTTGGCGGACTGGCTGAGGATGTAGAACATGAGCATCGCACGGACGGAGTCGTTGTTGCCGTAGTCCATGGCGTCGGTCGCCTTGTAGAGTCCGAAACCGTCGATGACCTTGTCGATGAGGTAGGCGTCCCCGAAATCGAGTATCAGGCTCTCCCTGTGGTTCCGCCTCCTCACGCTCGGGATGTCGGCCGGGTCCGGCCTCCCGTATTCCCCCGTGGCCAGGTCATAGGTGAAGACGCCGCGCTCCCTGCTCTGGTAGATGTGCTTCTTCTCGTCGAGCACACGGCCCAGGCTCTTCTGTGTCGTCCTCACTTTTCCGCCAACCCGTTCGGAGACGCACAGCTTCGCATATCTGATCCCGCCCTTCACGTCATAGCCTATGTACATGGCGATCCTCCTGTAATTACATATTTAATATTCTAATTACATGATATGCTATATCCTTCCGGAGTGCAAGGGAAAAGGAGGGGGAAAGGGCAAATACCGACGAAAAAACCAACTCTGGCGGTTGTGTGCAAAGTTGGTCGTCTCTGTTTTGGTTGGTAGTTAGAATTTCTTACAG of the Sphaerochaeta sp. genome contains:
- a CDS encoding transposase, whose amino-acid sequence is MVDVSTLTKTIRELKSYNIDTKFATLDAGYLTDTNMRELYDGKVSFVSRLKENRRIYKTVAERESHDLEEKGNLVEYNSRYVYVKRVKVEVLNPNAEDRILGPDERPSEDAHAAYVYLCRDMLMKSLESGKLFASAKSRKLSPEDVHDGMGSQGIFMLISSRPIRKEDILSIYYMRQQIEQVFDLCKNNTKMLPLRVQSEETFRGHLLLSFAASVIVKHIQEKVRKTAMTPQGILIALRNQKCKVFDNNILTMEATRKANEAYKLFNITVPHEIPKKADCK